Genomic DNA from Theobroma cacao cultivar B97-61/B2 chromosome 3, Criollo_cocoa_genome_V2, whole genome shotgun sequence:
TGTCATTATCTGCAAATGGCAAGTCATCACACTTAAACAAGGAAAAGCTTGTAAGCAATTCGCTTTAGTAACACTTGCCAGGGGTAAAAGCAGTTTGAGTGATGATTTAGAAGACATATAATCCAATGATGATGCCAAAGCAGTGACTGATGCCAATCCAGAATCCCTCCCTTCAAAACCTTATGAAAATAACACCTTTTAGCACTCAAATATTTATTGTTCAAGGAACAATGTATGTCAAAGCAAAATGAAAAGCGCCCAGATCGAACTGCTACTATAAAAATATGCTTCACAATATAATCAGAATTGAGTACCGACATTggatgattttgaaattgtGACTGTGTAAgcaatttattttgatattgcTTATAAATGTCTACAATCCATTATCAAGCAAGCCTAACACCAAACTACCCCCTGAACTGaagagaaattaaaacaaaaatcaagcaTATTCTGCAAAGCACCAAAACTTAATGAGAGAAGAAGTGGATTGAATGAGTATTACACATAAAATCAGGATTTTGTAGCCCTACACAGAATCCATTTTGTTCGTTCTTTTTTAAAGTGTCACAATTATTTTGTAGGAGAATAAAGAAGCAACCATTCACTAAAAGCCTAAGGAAATGCTAatagaaattaattacaaGTCTGAGACATGATTGATGCTAATCATTTGCAGAGATCTAAGTAAGCCAGGTAAAGGAGTTCTTCACAAAGAAGACAAGGAACTAGAACATCTATATCTAACAAGCCTACAGCATCTATAAGCCCTCTACACACTGCCTCTAAGAAATTGACTCTCCCCATAAAGGACTACAGTTCATCAAAAGATTTCATCTCTATCATGGTTGACATGCTTTAGCCATCCCCTTTAACTAAAACTCCAACAGTTTGAATCTTACATGAGCCTCACTGAGGCAAAATCAACAAATTCAAGCATCAGATCTATATTGAACAAGCTAAGAACTTTTTATCAGTTTAACCAATATTGCCAGTACCTAGATCAACATAAGTTGTGCACAATGTTTGCCAttcttttatcaaaaaataaattcagtGTTAAAAAGTTAACTTGTCTAAGAAGTCCATATAAAACCGTTCACAAGTCTAATTCAGCTGGTGCTTTGGTcccaagaaaatgaaattcaaaTTGATCTTAGGAAGTGAAATCCAGTAGGAGATCACAGCTTCAAATTTACTAAACAAATTCTAATCACAAAGAAATAGAGAAATTAAACAAGCAagttgaatattaaaaattgaagcaaATATCAACAGCAAACTATTTTTCAATAGAACAGGTAGTTGCCAACAAAATTCTCTATGCATTAATAGCTGTCTACAAACATGGGTCATAAAGGTAGATGACACATGCAAGTTCGGTACAGAATCTTACAACATCGTGATAGCATCGCATATAGCAAGATACCCCCCATTGAATGACCAACTGCAAACAGCTTGCCATCCTTTGGTTTGCTCTTAGTCTTTATGTATTCCATCTaagatgaaaattttattacaatAATACTTAAGTTAGTTGCTATTAGTAGCCAACTGGTGTATATGTAAGATTATAGGGAGATATTACTACAGAACTTCTTAGATGAAAGCCTTTTATACTAAAGGAATGGCACCTCACCGCAGCAGGGACATCTTCTTCTAGGTAGTGATCAAAATCCCAATCATACTTCACAATCAGATCAAGTTGTTTCTGTACATCTTTTAGTGCTGTAGAAACACGGTCTTGCATATAGAAAATCCGTGCTGCAGGTGATCTTTCACCTTCTTCCATTATATTTACAAGCTTTTGGATAAAATCCCCAATTTGATCAGCAAAAGCAAAGCTTTTTCCTGTTTCAGAAAAACCTGAAAAGCTTCTTTTCATTGAAAAACTCCCATAAGCTGTGTTAGCAAGAGTACCATATTTTCCATCCTTCACATAAAAATCTTTCCTCTGAGACATAGCATTTAAAGGGTCTTTCACTTGTCCAAAGTCTACTCCTTGTGCACTCAAGCCAGCACCTCTGAGTTCGAGAATCCACGTATCATATCCTTGTCCAGACATGAAGCGTGCAAACGAGGACTGAACCGTAATATACATCATCAATAGACTCAAAAACGAGAACCCAGGAAAGCTAAACGCCTAGAAACTACAATCTAATGGAAGAAACTACAGCATAAAAAGCAAGCATAAACCCAGAAAGTCAGAAGCTACAAATCGCGATGCAATGACAGAAAGGATGAATACCGAGAAAGACTAGAAGCTTAAAAATTGGTAATAAGAACAAACCTATAAAAGCTAGAAGCCACGAAATTACAATCCAAAGACAGCCAGAATCAAACATTCACAAAAGCTATATGCTCAAAAACTGTAATCCGATGACAGAAACAAGAACAAACCCTTAAAGGGTAGAATCCtataaattacaaattatcGCCGAAACAAGTATTAACACACAAAGGTAgaagtttaaaaatcaaaatccaatgacagaaacaattaaaaaccCAGAAAAGGTAGAagcttaaaaattataatccaggaaaaaaaaaacccgaAAAAGCGAGAAGCTTAATTACCTACAATCCAATGAGAGAAACCAGAACAAACCCATAGAAGCAAGAAGCTTTAGGAATCGTAATCCCAAAAAAGAAGGCATCTTGTGACCTTCGAAAGCAGTTGCATGCAATTTAGAAGaacaagaagagaaagaaagctaaCCTCAGGGGAGAGATCATAAGCAATAGCATTGGTCCCAATGCCTGACAAAAGCATCAACGGATGATTCCTCGACGGCGCCTCCGGAGAAGGAAGGTACCTCCACAGAGCCACCCTCCATTCCGATTTCTCTACTTCCACGTAGTGAAGCTCGTCAGCTGTACAGATATTTGGGTCCttcttttcattctttttctctacATTTCTCTTGAATGCAGCTTTGGTCACGGGCGACCATCCTCGAATCCTGGTGGGGCGATGAAATGAGCATGGAAATCGGGGTGTTGGGTCGGAGCGAGAAGGATTAAAGGATAAGAAAGTGGCAGCGAAACGAAAGTCCGACTGGAATTGGACAAGTACCATTTTCTGTTTGctttattgaatttttcttttgattctctctttctttttgaatgTTTGCGGGAAAAATGGCTACTACTGCTTTTTATGGCGGTTCCACTTTGCATGCGACAATTTAATGTCAAACTAGTTGCTTAGCTGTTCTCGAACTTATCTAACACAAATATCTTCAAAGAAATTATTTATCCCATCTGCCAATAACTTAAAGAGAACTTTCCTGTCACTTGTCTTTGTTTTTGGCAAATACAagaatttttcctttccttcttttttgttttggcaATTTTGTGGGATTTTCAGTTGACAGACGTAAACACTTCTCTTGTAAGTCACTCATGTATTCATTGATTGATACCTTGGTGGCGGATCGAAGGCTTtcatggattttttttctttttggttaaaTAATTACGTGTAAGCCTCAGCTTCATTTATGGTTCATAAAATAGACCGTTGACCCTTTGCTTGCTCAGAAGAGCCATTTTAATCTTGAAAATGACACTTGCTTGGGCCAACTGAATTAGCCTCATacgtcttttcttttttttttctgaattcCCTTCAGTCCATTTCAGCACCATCTGAATCTGCTTCCTGGCTCCAACACCAATCATTCATGTTAAAACCATGCTGCTGCTTCCCAGCCAGCTTTCCTGTCAAGATTTTaatgcaattttttttcttttaaaggaGGGATCAAGTTACACTCAGGTTATTATATCTTTTTCCAACTTTCTGTTCAATTATTGTTTTACCAGACTATTTGTTAGATTTAATAATCTAGTCATACTCATCATGTAggataattttcaaataaatataatttatatcatATTGATGGAGCatattaagatattttataatagATAATTAACAGCTAAAAGTTATATCAGTTTATTTTTGTGGGTGCAAGGTCAAATGCTTAATAACCATGAATCCTTTGCTATGTAGGCATTTAGCACAGGCCTAAATGCCATGTGTGACCCCCTTCACCATTTTCAGGCAACAGGATTTAGATGAAAACACATTCATAAACAAAACTACATGAAGTAGTTGTCAATGTTCCCAAGTACAAAATCAACGTAGCTAAGTGCAACCAAATTACAGATATCAAACAGAATCTCATTTTATTTGGATACAAAGAAATGAGGTACCAACCCTGATGGAGTCAAACCACTTGCCCTCGGTGAAATAGTTGGAGTGGCTTGGACTCAAATCTGTTCGAGTTTTAGCTCTCTTAACATCTCTTTTCACATTGTAGCAaagaatcaaaacaaaattgtgTTAACTATCCAGTCAGTTCTTTCTTCCTGATCTAACTACTAATGATGAATGGAAATCCACCATAAGGACAACTCATATATGGGGTAAGGCTTAAAAGAGAGAGTAATCCTATGATCCTCACAAAACACTCCTGCAGAATTCTGTGGACTTGGTTTTAAATTACAGTTAAGCcatttgagaaaaatattggTTGATATCCATGAACAAAAAATATTGTCCCACAAGAACAACGAACAGCAGGGGTTCTTGAGCAGGAAAAATTATTAGTCATCAACTTCATTACTGTTTCTCCTTCACCGCTGATAAGTTAACTAGCGAAAGGATGTGTTTTGCAATCTCTGCAGAAGCATCGAGCTTTGCAGCTTTAAGAGCCCTCTCAGACATCTCGGTCAGCAGGTTCTCATCCCCTGTCACAATGGCCAGacatgaaatggaaaataaaaaaaaaaattcaagcatGTGCCTTTTTAAGGGCAAAACAGGGTATATTATGTATTAACTCTTCTgtaataaaaagacaaaatcaGCGTGATGATATAAAATGCACGCAACAAGTTTATGAATTTCTATTGCATGTACACAGAAACAGGAGTGATGCCATTCATACCCAATATAACTGATCTTGTGACTGTATAAAAGGACCAGCTCAGTATCACAAATTTTATCAGTTAAATGAAAAGGGTTTAGGGTAAACAAGTAAACAAAAACTACTACATAATATAGAGAAGTAAAGGATATAAATGCTTCAAGAGAATTAATGTctttaaaatgttttcaaCTTAGATAGTGGAAATGGCAGGACAGTACAATGGCCTGCAAAATAGAATTCATTACTTGAGCGACTCACTCTTCTCTTCTACTATTTAATTTCTCCTTGCAAACTATTCATTTTAAGCTAACTAATCTTCTGAAACAGATGTAATGTTGTGGAATCCAAAAGATTTCACCATAGATCCATCTCACTGATGAATTACAGCAGAAGATTTCCTGAGGAACTTCACATGAAAAATTCTAGTTATTTCAAACAATTGATAGTCCACAATGCTTTAGGTTTATACTTTTTTTGTTCAATCAAATGTGAAAAACACTAGCTTTAATTAGTTAACTCTACTCAACTAAACAAACTTTCAATCCCGGACTTCTTTGGGGTTGGTTATGTGAATCCATTTTCTCCATTCTGCCTGATTTAAGCCACAATCTGAGTGATGTTTAGGTACCAAAATTTATCACCTAGAATAGAAATTTTAGTCAAAAGTACAACACTTTGCATGTTTAGACTTCCTAATTTCTAATGCATCTCCATCATATAATTCTTTCTAGAATGTCAAGAATTGATCATCTACATATATGTAAAAAGGACTTTGAGTGTTTCAATCATAACACTTACATGACATGAAATATCTCCTAAACATCAGGTAATTAGGAAAATTCAGTATTCAAAATTACCATCCTCATGACATTTGATTATCAGATTCCCGATTTCTAATCATAAATACAAGCAATGGCTGTAATATACCTAATATTTCTGATATAGCGGTCCCAAGGGTGGTTGAATCAAGTTCATCCTCAGTTATAACCATTGAACCTGCTACGTCTGCCATTAGAGAAGCATTTCTGAATTGATGTCCTTCTGCAACATTTGGTGATGGAATCTACAGCATCAAAGAGACAAATAAGGAGTAGAGAACTAggcaaacaaataaaaactaGGCAGAAGGTAGTATTATGGCTAAGCTCACAAgcagaatgacttaattaattgTAAACCAATCTTTTGGCACAAAATCAAGCAATAATGTcacaacaaaaaagaaaaaaaaaacatcaacGTAATGTGAAACATTGCCTCAGCCTACatgaggttttgatgcttatATTAGAAGGATCCCAACAAATAGCAATGTTACTACCGGACAAGCTAGAGGACACAACTAACACACATCAATCCACAAATATGCAGTagagattttgatttggaacTCACACAGGATATCTTTGCATGTGTTACCAATTAGGAAAATTAATCCAAAATCAACATCCATCATGCATgatatctattgatagattatGCACAGTTTGTTGGTGACTATACAAGGCACAAGCAGTGGCCCCAAAGAGCTAGTTTTATTGACCATTTATTTTCTCACATTCCGTATTAGGCATAATCTAATCAATCTCAAGACTAAGAACCAGTTAAAATATTCGGATCTTAGACAGGGATGTGTATCATcaacaattttatttaaacctctggattatgaaaaatttttcaaagttGTGATTTCAGAAccttgaaaaagaaaacatccCATATCTTCTAAAGGCACAAGAGTACTGGTTTAGATATTATTAAGGAAAAAATAGTTGCACTTATCATCAATGCCTCATAAGATCATCACTACTACATAATATTATCATGGTTTCCATGACCTTTGATTTccttaaaacaaaattcagaGATATCTTATAGCATCATGGTTGAGTAAATTTCCACAAGGATATATCTTCTTATTTAGTTACCATCATCTCACTTTCCTCACGTAAATGTTTAAGGCAGTCATCACTGCAACAGGAAGCAGAAAATATTTGCCAAGTCTTTTATCATTTGGAATAATCATTCTTCAggctacaacatgtattctgcgataactttcattcattcaaatattattaGAGGATGACAAAATATTCAAGAGTATCCTCTACCAAATATTTGGTATAATATGTTATCTGAAGAGATAATCATCTGTCTAGAGATGTCAAATAGCAGTTAAACCATCCTAGCAGGCATGCTAGATAAGTAGAATAGGTCTAGTTAGCTCATTCATGGTTTTGACATTATTAGAAACTGATGTTAAAgaaacaagtaaaaaaaaaagaagataaaaaggGTGATGGTCTCCAATCTACCAATATAGAAGGCTTCCCAGTAGCCAAGATCTCAGAACAAGTCATTGCACCAGCTCGAGAAATGATGAGGTCGGCTGCTGCATATGCCAATTCCATTGAATGCAAGAACCTTCATAATTTCAGAGATACATCAGATTTGAGGAAACTAAGAATTAGCACTTTGGTAAGCACagtattatataaaaatctgAGCGTCTTTGACTAACCACAACCCAGACAAGATTAGCAACAATAAGCTCATCACATTTCGAGCCAGACTTCTAGAACAATGTCAGGTATTTGAAAGCAGGGGTTTGGGATAGAACTGCCAATTGAGATGATGGATGCCAGTAATACAATTATAGAACTGTTATCTGGATCAAACTAACAATGAGGAACAGAAGCCCGATAAGTAAATAGACAGTGTGCAACAACATTTgacatttttgaaaaaaaaaaattaattcaattggATGGGTTCAACCACTCTACAAGAGAAATTTGCCTTTTGATGAGGACATCATATGTTAACAAGAGcttattaattcttttgaaTTCCGGTAACATATTGGAGAGCCTATAGAGAGGATAATGAGGTATACTCCGCATCAGCACAACCAGGTGCAAGTTGACTCTCAAGACAATATAAAGTTATCATTACATGGAAAAAAATGATAGCAGATCAAAAGTTATATTCCAGCAGCTGAGCAGGCTTACGATCAACTGAGAAGCATCACAACCTTACAAGggcaaataaaataaacatgcACCTTGACCTGGATATACAGACATGGAATCTAATGCATGATTTACTAAATGCCCAAGGCTGTTACATATTTGTCTTCTCTTCAATGTGAAGATATGAATGTGTGTCTACCAAACTTACATATCTTTGTGACTCATAAAGTAGCACATATTTCTCCTCATTGTCTTCTCAACATCATCCTTGTAGCCAATTTTCCTTGATTATTAGCAATAACAAGGTTATAATAAATGCAGTCCTTAAAGAATTCAAAACTTCTGTGTGCTGTAAAGGCATCATTTCTTCAAAAATGTTACACATTATTCTTCCCTTTTAGTGTACGACAtgtttaaattatgaaataacCAGCAAAGGAGGCAGAAGAGAATGAAGTCATATAATCATTTCTGCTTTAAACAGCGCAAACAAACACAGTACTAGTAGGGATACTAGTCTCACGTcttaaattaatcaaacaaaaaatattaatcatttgaCATAACTAAGCAAGAGACAAATATGGAACAACTATGTTAAATCCTACAGTCACAAACACAGGGCAACTTACGGTGTCAAAAGCAGCTGCCGATGGTTCCTAACCAAGCTCTCCATTTCATTAAACGACTCGACCCCTGTTTGCCATATAATGAACCAATTCTTATGTTCCAACAGCAACTGAGAGTACACATTCAACAAAGCAATGTTAACAGCATTAGCTCCTAAGGACCCTCCAAGAACCAAAATCACTTTGACCTCCTCTGAAGAGCCCTCCATTTTCGCCAATTCGGGAAAAAAATGCAACCTTGACACTGCCTTTGAAGCCAAACCTTTCAAAGACAACCTCACAGGATTTCCACAGACAAcacacttttcttttcttgggaAACACTCAACCGTTGAATTGAACGCAACAAACACCAAATcagcaaagaaagaaagaacccAATTTGCGATACCCGGAACAGAGTTCTGTTCTTGGATCACAAGCTTGGTCCTTTGTAGCAAAGCAGCTAAACAGACAGGAAAAGAAACATACCCACCAGTTCCAATGACTATATGAGGTTCAAATTTTGACAAAAGGGTGTAGCTTTTGATAATGGATTTGATCAGACGGTAAGGGAGGAAGAGGTTCTGGGGAGACGAGAAAGGCCTAGCTAATTGGACGGCTGGGATAGATTTGAACTCAAAATGAGCTGACGGAATAGCTGTGCTTTCCATGCTGTCGGGGCAGCCTAAGAAGAGCACTTTGCAGGTTGGGTTGACGAGTTTGAGCTCATCTGCTATAGCTACAGCCGGGTAGATGTGTCCTCCAGTGCCACCGGCTGCAAATGCCACGTGGACTCTCTCCGGGGCCTTGCTGGCGGTGCTGCTGCTGCTAGCGGTTTGATCATTTCTGGATTGATTTATGGAAAGgcagaagctgatgctaaaAGACCTgccaaaaagagagaattttcaGAGAGTTTAGCTAAGGGAAATTTGTAGGTATGCATAAAAGAGTTTAGTTTACCTGGGTTTTGAAGGTAGAGATGAGGAGGAGGGATATAATGGTAAACAAGGAGGTTTAGGAGGGGTAGAGAGG
This window encodes:
- the LOC18604207 gene encoding UDP-N-acetylglucosamine--N-acetylmuramyl-(pentapeptide) pyrophosphoryl-undecaprenol N-acetylglucosamine transferase: MATKTHFLLSTPPKPPCLPLYPSSSSLPSKPRSFSISFCLSINQSRNDQTASSSSTASKAPERVHVAFAAGGTGGHIYPAVAIADELKLVNPTCKVLFLGCPDSMESTAIPSAHFEFKSIPAVQLARPFSSPQNLFLPYRLIKSIIKSYTLLSKFEPHIVIGTGGYVSFPVCLAALLQRTKLVIQEQNSVPGIANWVLSFFADLVFVAFNSTVECFPRKEKCVVCGNPVRLSLKGLASKAVSRLHFFPELAKMEGSSEEVKVILVLGGSLGANAVNIALLNVYSQLLLEHKNWFIIWQTGVESFNEMESLVRNHRQLLLTPFLHSMELAYAAADLIISRAGAMTCSEILATGKPSILIPSPNVAEGHQFRNASLMADVAGSMVITEDELDSTTLGTAISEILGDENLLTEMSERALKAAKLDASAEIAKHILSLVNLSAVKEKQ
- the LOC18604206 gene encoding uncharacterized protein LOC18604206 gives rise to the protein MVLVQFQSDFRFAATFLSFNPSRSDPTPRFPCSFHRPTRIRGWSPVTKAAFKRNVEKKNEKKDPNICTADELHYVEVEKSEWRVALWRYLPSPEAPSRNHPLMLLSGIGTNAIAYDLSPESSFARFMSGQGYDTWILELRGAGLSAQGVDFGQVKDPLNAMSQRKDFYVKDGKYGTLANTAYGSFSMKRSFSGFSETGKSFAFADQIGDFIQKLVNIMEEGERSPAARIFYMQDRVSTALKDVQKQLDLIVKYDWDFDHYLEEDVPAAMEYIKTKSKPKDGKLFAVGHSMGGILLYAMLSRCCFEGRDSGLASVTALASSLDYMSSKSSLKLLLPLADPLQVLNIPVIPIGPLIAAAYPFATRPPYILSWLNSQISASDMMHPKLFEKLVMENFETVPAKLLLQLATAIQEGGLRDRSGTFFYKNHLGKSNVPILAIAGDQDLICPPEAVYETVKLIPEPLVTYKVFGEPGGPHYAHYDIVGGRLAIDLVYPCIIEFLNRHDEA